The following coding sequences lie in one Mycobacterium sp. Z3061 genomic window:
- a CDS encoding FAD-binding dehydrogenase: protein MDADVIVVGAGLAGLVATHELTRRGKKVAVVDQENEANLGGQAFWSFGGLFLVDTPEQRVLGIKDSLELAWNDWSGSAAFDRPDDEDVWAAKWARSYVEFAAGEKRSYLTDLGIRFMPTVGWAERGDLRADGHGNSVPRFHVAWGTGTGVVEPFVNSALDAAQDNQVTFYHRHRVDELVFTDGAVTGIKGTVLAPDDAVRGAPSNRDAVGEFELSAQAVIITTGGIGGNHEMVRRYWPERMGTPPSSMITGVPEYVDGRMLDIAHDSGVRLVNRDRMWHYTEGVKNWDPIWPKHAIRIIPGPSSMWFDALGRRLPAPFLPGYDTLGTLKYLRTNPEIANYDHSWYVLTQKIIKKEFALSGSEQNPDITGKSLMKVLQQRIFNKDATGPVEAFKAHGADFVIADNLEDLVARMNALTDEPLLDPAGIRAQIESRDLQIANPFCKDVQVQGIRNARRALGDRLGRVAAPHRILDPKAGPLIAAKLHILTRKTLGGIQTDLSSRAMGKDGQPIPGLYAAGEVAGFGGGGVHGYNALEGTFLGGCIFSGRAAGRGAADDL from the coding sequence ATGGACGCTGATGTCATCGTTGTGGGTGCGGGGCTGGCCGGGCTGGTCGCCACCCACGAACTGACCCGCCGCGGCAAGAAGGTCGCAGTGGTCGATCAGGAGAACGAGGCCAATCTGGGCGGTCAGGCCTTCTGGTCGTTCGGCGGCCTCTTCCTGGTCGACACCCCCGAGCAGCGGGTGCTGGGGATCAAAGACTCCCTCGAGCTGGCCTGGAACGACTGGTCCGGCAGTGCGGCGTTCGATCGCCCTGACGACGAAGACGTGTGGGCGGCCAAGTGGGCCCGTTCCTACGTGGAGTTCGCCGCGGGCGAGAAGCGGTCCTACCTGACCGACCTGGGTATCAGGTTCATGCCCACGGTGGGGTGGGCCGAGCGGGGTGACCTGCGTGCCGACGGACACGGCAACTCGGTACCGCGCTTCCACGTCGCGTGGGGGACGGGCACCGGAGTCGTTGAGCCCTTTGTGAATTCGGCCCTGGATGCCGCACAGGACAATCAGGTGACGTTCTACCACCGTCACCGTGTGGACGAATTGGTGTTCACCGACGGCGCGGTCACCGGCATCAAGGGCACGGTGCTGGCCCCCGATGATGCGGTGCGCGGCGCCCCGTCCAACCGAGACGCGGTCGGCGAGTTCGAGTTGTCGGCGCAGGCGGTGATCATCACCACCGGCGGGATCGGCGGCAACCACGAGATGGTGCGGCGGTACTGGCCCGAGCGGATGGGCACCCCACCGTCGTCGATGATCACCGGCGTTCCGGAATACGTCGATGGGCGCATGCTGGACATCGCCCATGACAGCGGGGTCCGCCTGGTCAACCGCGACCGGATGTGGCATTACACCGAGGGCGTCAAGAACTGGGACCCGATCTGGCCCAAGCACGCCATCCGCATCATTCCGGGCCCATCGTCGATGTGGTTCGACGCGCTGGGCCGACGACTGCCGGCGCCATTCCTGCCCGGCTACGACACCCTGGGCACGCTGAAGTATCTACGCACCAATCCCGAGATCGCGAACTACGACCACTCTTGGTACGTGCTGACCCAGAAGATCATCAAGAAGGAATTCGCCTTGTCGGGTTCGGAACAGAACCCCGACATCACCGGCAAGAGCCTGATGAAAGTGCTGCAGCAGCGCATCTTCAACAAAGACGCGACGGGTCCGGTCGAGGCGTTCAAGGCGCACGGAGCCGACTTCGTGATCGCGGACAATCTCGAAGATCTCGTCGCAAGAATGAATGCTCTGACCGATGAACCGCTGCTGGATCCAGCCGGAATCCGCGCCCAGATCGAGTCCCGCGATCTGCAGATCGCCAACCCGTTCTGCAAGGACGTGCAGGTGCAGGGCATCCGCAACGCCCGGCGCGCACTGGGCGATCGATTGGGCCGGGTCGCCGCGCCGCACCGCATCCTGGACCCCAAGGCCGGACCGCTGATCGCGGCCAAGCTGCACATCCTGACGCGAAAGACGTTGGGCGGCATCCAGACTGATTTGTCCTCCCGCGCCATGGGCAAGGACGGTCAACCCATCCCCGGCCTGTACGCGGCGGGAGAGGTCGCCGGGTTCGGCGGCGGAGGCGTGCACGGATACAACGCGCTGGAGGGGACGTTCCTGGGCGGTTGCATCTTCTCCGGTCGGGCCGCCGGCCGCGGTGCCGCCGACGACCTCTGA
- the prrA gene encoding two-component system response regulator PrrA → MDTGVNSPRVLVVDDDSDVLASLERGLRLSGFEVSTAVDGAEALRSATETRPDAIVLDINMPVLDGVSVVTALRAMDNDVPVCVLSARSSVDDRVAGLEAGADDYLVKPFVLAELVARVRALLRRRGATATSSSETITVGPLEVDIPGRRARVNGVDVDLTKREFDLLAVLAEHKTAVLSRAQLLELVWGYDFAADTNVVDVFIGYLRRKLEANGGPRLLHTVRGVGFVLRMQ, encoded by the coding sequence ATGGACACTGGTGTGAACTCACCTCGGGTCTTGGTGGTCGACGACGACTCCGATGTGCTCGCCTCGCTGGAACGTGGTTTGCGGCTGTCCGGATTCGAAGTGTCCACCGCGGTCGACGGCGCGGAGGCTTTGCGCAGCGCCACCGAGACGCGGCCGGACGCGATCGTGCTCGACATCAACATGCCCGTGCTCGACGGCGTCAGCGTGGTCACGGCACTGAGAGCCATGGACAACGACGTGCCGGTGTGCGTGCTGAGTGCGCGCAGCTCCGTCGACGACCGGGTCGCGGGGCTGGAGGCCGGTGCCGACGACTACCTCGTCAAGCCGTTCGTGCTGGCCGAGCTGGTGGCGCGAGTGCGCGCCCTGCTGCGCCGGCGCGGCGCCACGGCCACCTCGTCCTCGGAGACCATCACGGTGGGTCCGCTGGAAGTGGACATCCCCGGTCGACGCGCCCGCGTCAACGGCGTCGACGTGGACCTCACCAAGCGGGAGTTCGACCTGCTCGCCGTGCTCGCCGAGCACAAGACGGCGGTGTTGTCCCGCGCGCAACTGCTCGAGTTGGTGTGGGGCTACGACTTCGCGGCCGACACCAACGTCGTCGACGTCTTCATCGGATACCTGCGGCGCAAGCTGGAAGCCAATGGCGGCCCGCGGCTTCTGCACACCGTCCGGGGAGTCGGTTTCGTGCTCAGGATGCAATGA